Proteins encoded in a region of the Anopheles ziemanni chromosome 2, idAnoZiCoDA_A2_x.2, whole genome shotgun sequence genome:
- the LOC131281864 gene encoding tetratricopeptide repeat protein 8: MDNFFAAISLFRRRKYDECIEVCNVLLQQNALHQGPWELKMRSMTQRVYIDDIEADDDVAEDILDTQTIATAPRPGTSIRTAVAKPATSANTTTTTTTGASRPRTGTGRPITGISRPGTLSLQRPGSTLGNKTALKTASRTAAGGTAGGGGSARNIRLGSASMFAAGDPTGPLFHISRLHPDKYAERDALSKPLFQYLYYHEGDVRKAMALCDAVLVRRRNSATGTSADGWWWNAQKARCLIAVGSPREAEPFLRTALQELQHPDVVLLLARIYIKIDQPTAALEVCKQGLERLPNEISLLTQQARILELVGNLPVSVRRYRQISALDPMNTEALACIAVSYFYANQPETALLYYRRILAMGAHSPELYCNIGLCCLYGGQLDLVFPCFQRALRMATVNELRADVYYNLSFVALTTGDIHLARRCLRLCIAANGSHASALNNMAVLVARQKQYQKAKSYLQAARTALPTSDEIGHNLKFIENFQ, encoded by the exons ATGGACAATTTCTTCGCTGCCATATCATTATTCCGTCGACGGAAATATGATGAGTGCATCGAGGTGTGCAACGTCCTGCTGCAGCAAAATGCCCTTCATCAAGGTCCTTGGGAGCTGAAAATGAGATCTATGACCCAGCGAGTGTACATCGACGATATCGAGGCGGACGACGACGTGGCTG AGGATATTTTGGACACGCAGACGATCGCCACCGCACCCCGTCCGGGCACCTCGATCCGCACGGCCGTGGCCAAACCGGCAACGTCGGCcaacactaccaccaccaccaccaccggtgcCAGTCGTCCTCGGACCGGAACCGGCCGACCAATTACGGGCATT TCTCGCCCGGGTACGCTCTCCCTGCAGCGGCCCGGCTCGACGCTCGGCAACAAAACCGCCCTGAAGACGGCCTCCCGAACGGCGGCCGGTGGGACGGCGGGTGGCGGTGGGTCAGCGCGCAACATTCGCCTCGGGTCGGCCTCGATGTTTGCCGCCGGCGATCCCACCGGGCCGCTGTTCCACATCTCCCGCCTGCACCCGGACAAGTACGCCGAGCGGGACGCACTCTCCAAGCCGTTGTTCCAGTATCTCTACTACCACGAGGGGGACGTGCGGAAGGCGATGGCGCTGTGCGACGCCGTGTTGGTCCGACGCCGGAACAGCGCCACCGGGACATCCGCCgacgggtggtggtggaacgCGCAGAAGGCGCGCTGTCTGATCGCGGTCGGCAGTCCACGCGAAGCCGAGCCATTCCTGCGGACGGCCCTGCAGGAGCTGCAGCATCCGGATGTGGTTCTGCTACTGGCGCGCATCTACATTAAGATCGATCAGCCGACGGCGGCACTGGAGGTGTGCAAGCAGGGGCTGGAGCGGCTGCCGAACGAGATCAGCCTGCTGACGCAGCAGGCACGCATCCTGGAGCTGGTCGGCAACCTGCCCGTGTCCGTGCGCCGCTACCGGCAGATATCTGCGCTCGATCCGATGAACACCGAGGCGCTGGCGTGCATCGCCGTCAGCTACTTCTACGCCAACCAGCCCGAGACGGCGCTGCTCTACTACAGGCGCATCCTGGCGATGGGGGCGCACAGTCCCGAGCTGTACTGCAACATCGGCCTGTGCTGCCTCTACGGTGGGCAGCTCGATCTGGTGTTTCCCTGCTTTCAGCGGGCCCTAAGGATGGCCACGGTCAACGAACTGCGGGCCGATGTTTACTACAATCTAAGCTTTGTGGCGCTG ACAACCGGTGACATCCACCTGGCGCGACGCTGTCTTCGCCTGTGCATTGCGGCCAACGGGTCGCACGCGTCCGCACTAAACAACATGGCGGTGCTGGTCGCGCGCCAAAAGCAGTACCAGAAGGCCAAGTCCTACCTGCAGGCCGCGCGTACCGCGCTCCCCACCAGCGACGAGATCGGACACAATCTGAAGTTTATCGAAAATTTCCAATAA